Proteins co-encoded in one Metabacillus sp. KUDC1714 genomic window:
- a CDS encoding endonuclease I family protein, with protein sequence MNNRERLDASENVELKRALIELEQNKKRIVNENEYYEEEKDQTLINSYYQEINFVGADKQELFKQLNLLVTNTHLNQLSYNATTRNYLYTWVDLQLNGKLKSIYSGGDKEPEQVMKEDFEADLKRKEAYQILLSNDLKDLMKVKETIASIESDNMYNCEHVVPQSWFEKENPMRGDLHHLFTCEIKCNSSRSNFPYHDFKDYSPKMKIEEIRANCGKYEDNKFEPERGKGEVARATLYFLLRYPGEVSQYSNEDIDLLIKWHNDFRVSTYEKHRNMAIYSIQKNRNPLIDFPQYVESIDFSLGLGKNYSTNQK encoded by the coding sequence TTGAATAATCGAGAGAGATTGGACGCTAGTGAAAACGTAGAATTAAAAAGAGCTTTAATTGAATTGGAGCAGAATAAAAAAAGAATTGTAAATGAAAACGAATATTACGAAGAAGAAAAGGATCAAACTTTAATCAATAGCTATTACCAAGAGATAAATTTTGTTGGAGCGGACAAGCAGGAACTGTTCAAGCAACTAAATCTATTAGTAACTAATACACATCTTAATCAGCTATCTTACAATGCAACAACAAGAAATTATCTTTATACTTGGGTAGACCTCCAATTAAATGGAAAATTAAAAAGCATCTATTCAGGAGGGGATAAGGAACCTGAACAAGTCATGAAAGAGGATTTCGAAGCAGACTTGAAAAGAAAAGAAGCATATCAAATTTTATTATCAAATGATTTAAAGGATCTGATGAAAGTCAAAGAGACGATTGCGTCAATTGAAAGTGATAATATGTATAATTGTGAACATGTTGTGCCTCAATCATGGTTTGAAAAGGAAAATCCAATGAGAGGAGATTTGCATCATCTTTTTACTTGTGAAATAAAATGTAATTCATCAAGATCCAATTTTCCTTACCATGATTTCAAAGACTATTCCCCGAAAATGAAAATAGAAGAAATCAGAGCAAATTGCGGTAAATACGAAGATAATAAGTTCGAACCAGAAAGAGGCAAAGGTGAGGTTGCAAGGGCAACATTGTATTTTTTATTAAGATATCCGGGTGAAGTCAGCCAATACAGTAATGAAGACATTGATTTGCTTATAAAGTGGCATAATGATTTTCGCGTCTCAACTTATGAAAAACATCGCAATATGGCTATTTACTCTATTCAAAAAAATAGAAATCCCCTGATTGATTTTCCTCAGTATGTTGAAAGTATTGATTTTTCATTAGGATTAGGAAAAAATTATTCAACTAACCAGAAATAA
- a CDS encoding TerC family protein produces MEMEFLTALLSIIVIDLVLAGDNAILIGLAARNLPKHQQKKVILWGSVGAIAIRIVATLAVVWLLEIPGLHLVGGLLLVIIAYKLLVDDNDHGDVKAGDNFWAAIRTVIIADALMGLDNVLAVAGASHGNMLLVVLGLLISVPVVMWGSTLILKWIDRYPIIVTLGAAVLAWTASKMIVGEHFLSGFFENGFVKYGFEILVVAGVILTAKYAQKKAAANKQEEAVLLKAGSN; encoded by the coding sequence ATGGAAATGGAATTTCTCACTGCACTTTTGTCTATTATAGTGATTGATTTAGTTTTAGCTGGAGATAATGCCATTTTGATTGGTCTTGCGGCAAGAAATCTGCCAAAACACCAACAAAAGAAGGTTATTTTATGGGGCTCTGTAGGAGCAATTGCAATTCGAATCGTAGCAACTTTAGCGGTTGTTTGGTTATTAGAAATCCCTGGTCTTCATTTAGTTGGTGGACTTCTATTAGTCATTATTGCTTACAAATTGTTAGTAGATGACAATGATCACGGTGATGTGAAAGCTGGAGATAACTTTTGGGCAGCAATTCGTACAGTTATTATCGCTGACGCATTAATGGGTCTTGATAATGTTTTAGCTGTTGCAGGTGCTTCTCATGGGAATATGCTTCTAGTTGTACTTGGATTATTAATTTCTGTTCCAGTTGTAATGTGGGGAAGTACACTTATCCTAAAATGGATTGATAGATACCCAATTATTGTTACATTGGGTGCAGCCGTATTAGCTTGGACAGCATCAAAAATGATCGTAGGAGAACATTTCTTAAGCGGATTTTTTGAAAATGGCTTTGTGAAATATGGTTTTGAAATTTTAGTAGTTGCAGGTGTTATTTTAACTGCTAAATATGCTCAAAAGAAAGCAGCTGCAAATAAGCAAGAGGAAGCAGTATTATTGAAAGCTGGATCAAACTAA
- a CDS encoding J domain-containing protein, producing the protein MNTDQAFYMLKEAGLSDSRSIQTVRRWLNEGKVKYDGTGSRNTEAFSVFDNAASALVKERTDQDKDKDEIIRYLKLKIKEKDVYIEGVEELHKTATKVLSHQRDMLTNEIIQLKNEKRKLHNETMDLLKENIQLREELIKLKEERLTGENSENDKLYNTVQYDLLQKFGLSKKASSNEVLSAYKELLKLTHPDHGGNTKLFHYIKTDYDNFRNSIK; encoded by the coding sequence GTGAACACAGATCAAGCATTTTACATGTTAAAGGAAGCAGGATTATCGGATAGTAGAAGCATTCAAACAGTAAGACGTTGGTTAAACGAAGGCAAGGTTAAATATGATGGAACAGGGAGTAGGAATACGGAAGCCTTTTCGGTTTTTGACAATGCAGCTTCAGCGCTAGTTAAGGAAAGAACTGATCAAGATAAAGACAAAGATGAGATCATCCGCTATTTAAAATTAAAAATAAAAGAAAAAGATGTATATATAGAAGGGGTAGAAGAACTACATAAAACAGCAACAAAAGTATTATCCCACCAAAGAGATATGTTAACTAACGAAATAATCCAATTAAAGAATGAAAAAAGAAAATTACATAATGAAACAATGGATTTATTAAAAGAAAATATTCAATTACGAGAAGAACTAATAAAATTAAAAGAAGAAAGGCTTACAGGTGAAAATAGCGAAAATGACAAACTTTACAATACTGTCCAATATGATCTTTTGCAAAAATTCGGTCTATCAAAAAAGGCGAGCAGTAATGAAGTGTTATCAGCATATAAAGAATTACTGAAACTTACTCATCCTGATCATGGCGGCAACACAAAATTATTTCATTATATTAAAACTGACTACGATAATTTTAGAAATAGCATCAAATAA
- a CDS encoding tripartite tricarboxylate transporter substrate binding protein: MKRLLYFITMLLVIGLLSACSAHQGTSSNASGNESEGSKESDFPTKPISVIVSYDAGGGTDTTARTLTPYLEKELGVPVNVINQPGGSGWVGWTALATAKPDGYTIGYLNSPNIAGGLVNPSVKRDVTLDSFEVLANHVADPGVIAIRTDEDRFTNIEELIEYAKTNKLKANGSGVASDEHLVSLLMNQKLGTKIDAVQFEGTANSSTAFLGGHIDILVTSAGEAYNLHNSGQLKVIGVAAKERSAFLPEVPTLEEAGYEGVYSQATRGLAAPKGVDPEKVKILQDALEKAINNAEHVKKMEKLGTQVSYANSDDYLSMLEQDIKDITDLKDLLGW; this comes from the coding sequence ATGAAGCGTTTATTGTATTTTATAACAATGCTTTTAGTAATCGGACTACTTTCTGCATGCTCAGCTCATCAGGGAACATCTTCAAATGCATCAGGAAATGAGAGTGAAGGTTCGAAAGAAAGTGATTTCCCAACTAAACCGATCTCGGTCATTGTTTCGTACGATGCAGGTGGTGGTACAGATACAACTGCTCGTACGTTAACACCGTATCTTGAAAAAGAATTAGGTGTTCCTGTAAATGTCATAAATCAACCGGGGGGAAGTGGTTGGGTAGGCTGGACGGCACTAGCAACTGCAAAGCCAGACGGTTATACAATTGGCTATCTAAATTCTCCTAATATAGCAGGTGGACTTGTAAATCCTTCTGTTAAACGTGATGTGACTCTTGACAGTTTTGAAGTGCTTGCAAACCATGTGGCAGACCCAGGAGTCATAGCAATTCGTACAGATGAGGATCGTTTTACAAACATTGAAGAGTTAATTGAATATGCGAAAACAAATAAACTAAAAGCAAATGGATCTGGAGTTGCAAGTGATGAACATTTGGTATCTTTATTAATGAATCAAAAGCTTGGGACAAAGATTGATGCAGTTCAGTTTGAAGGAACGGCAAATAGCTCAACTGCTTTCTTAGGTGGTCATATTGATATTTTAGTGACGAGTGCAGGTGAAGCCTATAATCTACATAATAGTGGGCAATTAAAGGTCATCGGTGTAGCAGCAAAAGAAAGATCAGCATTTTTACCTGAAGTTCCAACTCTTGAGGAAGCGGGATATGAAGGGGTTTATTCTCAAGCAACAAGGGGATTGGCTGCTCCAAAAGGTGTTGATCCTGAAAAGGTAAAAATCCTTCAGGATGCTTTAGAAAAGGCGATTAACAATGCTGAACATGTTAAGAAAATGGAGAAGTTAGGAACACAGGTAAGTTATGCAAATAGTGATGACTATCTAAGTATGCTCGAACAGGATATAAAGGATATTACTGATTTAAAAGATTTATTAGGCTGGTAA
- the licT gene encoding BglG family transcription antiterminator LicT, whose product MKIAKIINNNVISVFNDQNEELVVMGRGLAFQKRPGDDVEEAKIEKIFALKNKDISERFKTLLYEVPMEYMDVTEDIIMNAKAKLGRDLNDSIYVSLTDHINFAIERNKKGLDIKNALLWEIKRLYKDEFSIGKEALILIEEKLHVSLPEDEAGFIAMHIVNAELNEEMPNIVNITNVMQDILNIVKYHFKIDFNEDSLNYYRFVTHLKFFAQRLFSKTYLESEDDFLYEAVKNKHSDAYECTEKINGYIKKEFDYELTSDEKLYLTIHIERVVNR is encoded by the coding sequence ATGAAAATAGCAAAAATTATTAATAACAATGTCATAAGTGTTTTCAACGATCAAAATGAAGAATTAGTCGTTATGGGTAGAGGGCTTGCTTTTCAAAAGAGACCGGGAGATGACGTTGAAGAAGCGAAAATCGAGAAAATATTTGCATTGAAAAACAAGGATATATCTGAGCGATTTAAAACACTCTTATATGAAGTGCCTATGGAATATATGGATGTTACGGAAGATATCATTATGAATGCAAAAGCAAAACTTGGCAGGGACTTAAACGATAGTATTTATGTTTCTCTTACCGATCATATTAATTTTGCAATTGAAAGAAATAAAAAAGGTCTCGATATAAAAAATGCGTTGCTGTGGGAAATAAAACGACTTTATAAAGATGAATTCTCAATCGGAAAAGAAGCTCTAATCCTAATAGAAGAAAAACTTCATGTTTCTCTACCAGAAGATGAAGCAGGCTTTATTGCGATGCATATTGTAAACGCTGAACTTAATGAAGAAATGCCAAATATCGTAAACATTACAAATGTGATGCAAGATATCCTAAACATTGTAAAGTATCACTTTAAAATCGATTTTAATGAAGATTCTTTGAATTACTACCGTTTTGTTACACACTTAAAGTTTTTTGCCCAAAGACTTTTTAGTAAAACATATTTGGAAAGTGAAGATGATTTTTTATATGAAGCTGTAAAAAATAAGCATAGTGATGCGTACGAGTGTACAGAAAAAATTAATGGTTATATAAAAAAAGAATTTGATTATGAATTAACGAGTGACGAAAAATTGTATTTAACAATTCATATCGAAAGAGTTGTCAATCGCTAA
- a CDS encoding S8 family peptidase, whose product MTKTPLQVKLVPYTINSIVENTNETPEGVRLIQAPMIWEKSSHGENIVIAVIDTGVDKNHPDLKDQIIGGRNFTTDHHSNPTIFKDNNGHGTHVTGTIAASLNNKGVVGVAPKAKILSLKVLTGEGSGDYEWIINAINYAVDWRGPQNQRVRVISMSLGGPHDVPELHKAIQNAVNHNISVVVAAGNEGDDREDTFEYSYPGSYNEVIQVGAVSNDLNLAPFTNTNAEVDLVAPGVEIVSTYLDNQYASLSGTSMATPHVAGALALLINLSEKEFGRPLIETEIYAQLVRRTLPLGNRKSSEGNGFLLLDLVDKVREIINVARINLIETKN is encoded by the coding sequence ATGACTAAAACACCGTTACAAGTCAAATTGGTTCCTTATACGATTAATTCAATTGTCGAAAACACAAATGAAACTCCAGAGGGTGTTCGTTTAATACAAGCACCTATGATTTGGGAGAAAAGCAGCCATGGTGAAAACATTGTTATTGCAGTTATTGATACTGGTGTTGACAAGAATCATCCAGATCTAAAGGATCAAATTATCGGCGGAAGAAATTTTACAACTGATCATCATTCAAATCCAACTATTTTTAAAGATAATAATGGTCATGGTACACACGTAACAGGTACCATTGCTGCTAGTTTAAATAATAAAGGTGTTGTAGGGGTTGCACCAAAAGCAAAAATTTTAAGTTTAAAAGTTTTGACAGGAGAAGGCTCTGGAGATTATGAATGGATCATAAATGCTATTAACTATGCTGTTGACTGGCGTGGTCCACAAAACCAAAGAGTTCGTGTCATTTCAATGTCACTTGGTGGTCCACATGATGTTCCAGAGCTTCATAAAGCCATACAAAATGCGGTTAATCATAATATATCAGTCGTTGTTGCAGCAGGAAATGAAGGTGATGATAGAGAAGATACGTTTGAGTATTCTTATCCAGGTAGTTATAACGAAGTCATTCAAGTAGGTGCTGTGAGTAATGATTTAAACCTTGCACCGTTTACAAATACAAATGCAGAAGTAGATCTTGTCGCTCCTGGTGTTGAAATCGTATCAACATATCTAGATAATCAATATGCGTCACTATCTGGAACCTCAATGGCAACTCCACACGTAGCAGGTGCATTAGCTTTACTTATTAACTTAAGTGAAAAAGAGTTTGGTAGACCTCTTATTGAAACTGAAATCTATGCACAGCTAGTCAGAAGAACTTTACCTCTAGGAAATCGTAAAAGCTCTGAAGGTAATGGTTTTCTCTTACTCGACTTAGTAGACAAAGTACGTGAGATTATCAATGTTGCAAGAATTAATCTTATTGAAACAAAAAATTAA
- a CDS encoding tripartite tricarboxylate transporter permease, which yields MEVFSYLLAGFETALTWQNLLYCLIGVSVGMLVGILPGLGPSAGTALLIPMTFAMDPIPAIIMLAGIFYGSMYGGTITTVLVNVPGEAASVITSLDGYPMAKKGRAGVALGLSAIGSFIGGTLSIIGLVIVAPLLVDFALAFGPPEFFALIIFGMTMVIGLAGKSIIKGAIAVTIGLILALVGIAPGSGIVRFSFGSTHLLDGFDFVTIAMGLFGLSEILLSAEQQLKKPDDPPKMGGLFPQRNEWKPSLMSMGRGTLLGFFIGLIPGTSSVVPALMSYSLEKKLAKDPSRFGKGAVEGVAGPETANNSFCGGALIPLFLLGIPSSATMAVLLGAFILHGLTPGPTMFVQNSEFVWAVIASMFIGNALLLFMNLPMAKLWAKVANIPFKLLFPIIISVSIVGTYSISNSLWEVGGFLAFGIIGYLFKKADIPVAPIALVFILGGLMEESLLQSLNLFDGNLLAILSRPISGTLIVLSVIVITLSIIAGIKQKKDNFMDVEV from the coding sequence ATGGAGGTATTTAGTTATCTATTAGCTGGTTTTGAAACGGCTCTAACTTGGCAAAATCTATTGTATTGTTTAATTGGTGTATCTGTTGGGATGCTGGTCGGGATCCTACCAGGTTTAGGTCCTAGTGCAGGGACAGCGCTTTTAATTCCAATGACCTTTGCAATGGACCCAATTCCTGCAATTATTATGTTGGCTGGTATTTTTTATGGATCAATGTATGGTGGTACAATTACAACTGTTTTAGTGAATGTACCTGGTGAGGCAGCATCTGTTATTACAAGTCTGGATGGCTATCCAATGGCAAAGAAGGGACGAGCTGGAGTTGCTCTTGGTTTATCAGCAATCGGCTCTTTTATCGGAGGAACTTTGTCTATCATTGGCTTAGTAATTGTAGCACCGTTATTAGTGGATTTTGCATTGGCATTTGGCCCTCCTGAATTTTTCGCTTTAATTATCTTTGGGATGACAATGGTCATTGGGTTAGCTGGTAAATCAATAATTAAAGGTGCTATTGCAGTTACAATAGGACTAATATTAGCTTTGGTAGGTATTGCTCCTGGATCGGGTATTGTCCGTTTCTCTTTTGGATCTACACATCTCTTAGATGGTTTTGATTTTGTTACGATAGCGATGGGGCTGTTTGGTTTATCTGAAATCTTATTAAGTGCTGAACAGCAACTTAAAAAGCCTGATGATCCTCCAAAGATGGGTGGACTTTTTCCTCAACGAAACGAATGGAAGCCCTCACTTATGTCAATGGGAAGAGGTACACTATTAGGGTTTTTCATCGGATTAATCCCTGGTACCAGTTCAGTTGTTCCCGCCCTCATGTCATATTCATTAGAAAAGAAGCTGGCGAAGGATCCTTCTCGATTTGGTAAGGGAGCAGTGGAAGGCGTAGCCGGACCTGAAACAGCTAACAACTCTTTTTGTGGAGGAGCACTTATTCCATTATTCTTATTAGGTATTCCTAGTTCTGCTACGATGGCAGTGCTATTAGGTGCCTTTATCTTACATGGTCTTACTCCAGGTCCAACAATGTTTGTTCAAAATTCTGAGTTTGTCTGGGCAGTTATCGCAAGTATGTTTATAGGAAATGCTTTGTTGTTATTTATGAATTTACCGATGGCGAAATTGTGGGCAAAAGTTGCAAATATTCCGTTTAAATTACTCTTCCCAATCATCATAAGTGTCTCAATTGTAGGTACATATTCTATTAGTAATAGTCTTTGGGAGGTTGGTGGGTTCCTTGCTTTTGGCATAATCGGTTATTTGTTTAAAAAGGCAGATATCCCTGTCGCTCCGATCGCTTTAGTCTTTATATTAGGAGGATTAATGGAAGAATCACTGTTACAATCATTAAATCTCTTTGATGGCAATCTTTTAGCGATCTTATCAAGGCCGATCTCAGGTACTTTAATTGTTCTTTCTGTTATTGTAATAACTCTTAGTATCATCGCTGGTATTAAGCAAAAGAAAGATAATTTTATGGATGTTGAAGTATAG
- a CDS encoding beta-glucoside-specific PTS transporter subunit IIABC, with translation MDYNKTSKEILQLVGGEENVQSVIHCMTRLRFNLYDNSKVDRSKLEKVSGVMGTNVSGDQFQIIIGNDVPKVYKAILSNSKLNADQASEKKSGGKKNVISAIFDVISGVFTPILPAIAGAGMIKGILAIALTFGWITNTSQTYIILNAIGDGAFYFLPILLAFSAARKFGSNPYIAGAIGTAILYPNLTTLLSSGEKISFIGLPVTAVTYSSTVIPILLAIWIASYVEKWIDRIIPSSLKLILVPTFTLLIVAPLTLIAVGPLGAILGNWLSVGISALFEHGGIFAGLLLGGTWSLIIMTGMHYALIPIALNSIAQNGFDYLLVTMIMANLAQSGAAFAVGLRSKNKTFKSLAFSTSLTASMGVTEPAMYGVNMRLKKPFIGALIGGAIGGVFCSIFDVKYYILGGSAGLPGITSFIGPTFFYALIGLGISFIAGTVVTYILGFDDVEGEKEQDKPATTNVVDENIEPKTAVIVAAEELFSPIKGEVKPLSEVNDPTFSAGIMGQGLAIQPEKGLVVSPVSGKVTTIFKTKHAIGITSDNGAEILIHVGLDTVKLDGKHFIAHVKDGDFVDVGDQLVSFDMDAIQAEGYDLITPIIITNTDRYEEIKPVKEGKVNTKESFLALLAK, from the coding sequence ATGGATTATAATAAAACATCAAAAGAGATCTTGCAACTTGTAGGTGGTGAGGAAAACGTTCAAAGTGTTATTCACTGTATGACAAGATTACGTTTTAATCTATATGACAACAGCAAAGTAGATCGTAGTAAATTAGAAAAGGTTTCTGGAGTAATGGGAACGAATGTAAGTGGTGATCAATTTCAGATCATCATTGGAAATGATGTACCAAAAGTTTATAAAGCGATTTTGTCCAACAGTAAACTTAATGCAGATCAAGCAAGTGAGAAAAAATCTGGTGGAAAGAAAAATGTGATAAGTGCCATTTTTGATGTTATTTCTGGTGTGTTCACACCAATCTTACCAGCGATTGCTGGTGCGGGTATGATCAAAGGAATCCTAGCAATTGCTTTGACGTTTGGTTGGATCACTAATACGAGCCAAACTTATATTATATTAAATGCTATTGGTGATGGAGCGTTTTATTTCTTACCAATATTACTAGCTTTTAGTGCAGCAAGAAAATTTGGAAGCAATCCTTATATTGCAGGTGCGATCGGAACAGCGATTTTATATCCGAACCTTACAACACTCTTAAGTTCAGGTGAAAAAATATCTTTTATCGGTCTACCTGTAACGGCTGTTACGTATTCATCGACAGTTATCCCGATCCTTCTAGCAATTTGGATCGCTTCATATGTAGAAAAATGGATTGATAGAATCATTCCAAGTTCATTAAAATTAATCTTGGTTCCAACATTTACTTTGTTAATTGTAGCGCCACTTACTTTAATTGCAGTTGGCCCGCTGGGTGCAATTCTTGGAAACTGGTTATCAGTGGGAATTAGTGCATTGTTTGAACATGGAGGCATATTTGCAGGCTTACTACTCGGTGGTACATGGTCACTTATCATTATGACAGGTATGCATTATGCTTTAATTCCAATTGCACTCAATTCTATTGCACAAAATGGATTCGATTATTTGCTTGTTACAATGATAATGGCTAATTTAGCCCAATCTGGTGCAGCATTTGCAGTAGGCTTACGTAGTAAGAACAAAACATTTAAATCACTAGCATTTTCTACAAGTCTTACTGCTTCAATGGGTGTCACTGAACCAGCAATGTATGGGGTTAATATGCGTCTTAAAAAACCATTTATTGGTGCTTTAATTGGTGGAGCAATTGGTGGTGTTTTCTGTAGCATCTTTGATGTTAAATATTACATTCTTGGAGGAAGTGCCGGATTACCAGGGATCACTTCATTTATCGGTCCTACATTTTTCTATGCATTAATCGGTTTAGGAATTTCTTTTATCGCAGGAACAGTAGTTACCTATATACTTGGTTTTGATGATGTCGAAGGTGAAAAAGAACAGGATAAACCTGCTACTACAAACGTTGTAGATGAAAATATTGAACCAAAAACAGCTGTTATCGTAGCTGCTGAAGAACTTTTCAGCCCAATTAAAGGTGAGGTAAAACCATTAAGTGAAGTGAATGATCCAACGTTTTCTGCTGGAATCATGGGACAAGGTTTAGCAATCCAACCTGAAAAAGGTTTAGTAGTCTCCCCTGTATCAGGAAAAGTAACGACAATATTCAAAACAAAACATGCGATTGGAATTACAAGTGATAATGGAGCAGAAATATTAATCCATGTCGGTTTAGACACTGTAAAACTTGATGGAAAACACTTCATTGCACATGTAAAAGATGGTGATTTCGTAGATGTAGGAGATCAACTTGTTTCATTTGATATGGATGCGATTCAAGCAGAAGGATATGATTTGATTACTCCTATTATCATAACCAATACTGATCGTTATGAAGAAATCAAGCCGGTTAAAGAAGGAAAGGTTAACACAAAAGAATCATTTTTGGCCTTATTAGCTAAATAA
- a CDS encoding tripartite tricarboxylate transporter TctB family protein, with protein MKNIGVWVGAFLLIFSVVIFWQSLSLEYYGQYGAGPGLLPIWLSGLLGGLSILYIINSLKEEHVNLFDLLPKGKVLVKLLTIVGSIFLFIIISPYTGFIIASIIVLLILLTPEYKWYSAFGISTAITFVLFFGFKIVLNIPLPVNLWGW; from the coding sequence TTGAAAAATATCGGTGTCTGGGTAGGCGCTTTTCTCTTGATATTTTCTGTTGTTATTTTTTGGCAATCTCTATCCTTAGAGTATTATGGGCAATATGGTGCAGGGCCAGGATTACTCCCGATTTGGTTAAGTGGTTTACTGGGGGGGCTATCTATTCTTTATATCATCAATAGTTTAAAAGAAGAACATGTCAATCTATTCGATTTACTTCCAAAAGGAAAGGTTTTAGTTAAGCTATTAACGATTGTTGGTTCAATTTTTCTTTTCATTATCATTTCTCCTTATACAGGGTTTATCATAGCGAGTATCATTGTTTTGCTTATATTGCTTACACCAGAATACAAATGGTATTCAGCATTCGGTATTTCTACGGCAATTACGTTTGTGTTATTTTTCGGATTCAAAATAGTTTTGAATATTCCATTACCAGTTAATTTATGGGGATGGTAA
- the gudD gene encoding glucarate dehydratase produces the protein MNQQLKNQKINDYISSSTPVITEMLVIPVAGHDSMLLNLSGAHSPFFTRNVVILKDNAGNTGVGEVPGGEKIRQTLEDAKSLVIGESIGKYNNILNNIRRKFANRDTAGRGLQTFDLRITIHAVTAIEAALLDLVGKFLGVPVAALLGEGQQRETVEMLGYLFYIGDRNLTDQPYLSDYDAVDDWLRLRHEAALTPEAIVRLAEAAYERYGFNDYKLKGGVLRGEEEIEAVTALAERFPNARITLDPNGAWSLEEAIRLCSNKQHILAYAEDPCGAENGYSAREVMAEFRRATGLPTATNMIATDWREMGHSIQLNSVDIPLADPHFWTMQGSVRVAQMCNDWGLTWGSHSNNHFDISLAMFTHVAAAAPGKITAIDTHWIWQDGQRLTKDPLKIVNGKVAVPEKPGLGIEIDMDQIEKANKLYKDKKLGVRDDSLVMQYLIPGWKFDNKRPCLVR, from the coding sequence ATGAATCAACAACTGAAAAATCAAAAGATAAATGATTACATCTCTTCTAGCACTCCTGTCATTACTGAAATGCTTGTTATTCCTGTTGCTGGTCATGACAGTATGTTACTTAATCTAAGTGGTGCCCACAGCCCCTTTTTTACTCGTAATGTGGTTATTTTAAAAGACAATGCAGGAAATACAGGAGTTGGTGAGGTACCGGGTGGAGAGAAAATTCGCCAAACATTAGAAGATGCAAAGTCATTGGTTATCGGGGAGTCTATCGGTAAATACAACAATATTTTAAACAATATAAGAAGGAAATTTGCTAACCGTGACACTGCTGGACGGGGGCTGCAAACATTTGATCTTCGCATCACAATTCATGCAGTAACCGCGATAGAAGCTGCATTATTAGATTTAGTTGGTAAATTCCTAGGTGTACCTGTTGCTGCATTGCTTGGAGAAGGACAACAAAGAGAAACAGTCGAAATGCTAGGGTATCTATTTTATATTGGAGATAGGAATTTAACAGATCAACCATATTTAAGTGATTATGATGCTGTAGATGATTGGCTTCGCCTACGTCACGAAGCAGCACTTACCCCAGAAGCAATTGTCCGACTTGCTGAAGCAGCATATGAACGTTATGGATTTAACGATTATAAATTAAAGGGTGGCGTTCTTCGTGGAGAAGAAGAGATAGAAGCAGTCACTGCGTTAGCTGAAAGATTTCCGAATGCTAGGATTACGTTAGACCCAAATGGAGCATGGTCTTTGGAGGAAGCAATTAGACTTTGTTCGAATAAACAGCATATTTTAGCTTACGCTGAAGATCCATGTGGAGCAGAAAATGGCTATTCAGCTCGTGAAGTGATGGCTGAATTCAGAAGAGCAACAGGACTACCGACCGCTACTAATATGATTGCCACAGACTGGCGTGAGATGGGCCATTCGATCCAATTAAATTCGGTTGATATTCCACTAGCAGATCCACACTTTTGGACAATGCAGGGATCAGTCCGAGTGGCACAAATGTGCAATGATTGGGGATTAACATGGGGATCTCATTCGAATAATCACTTTGATATATCATTAGCAATGTTTACCCATGTTGCAGCAGCAGCACCTGGTAAAATAACAGCGATTGATACACATTGGATCTGGCAAGATGGGCAACGATTAACGAAAGATCCGTTAAAAATTGTTAACGGCAAGGTAGCTGTCCCTGAAAAGCCGGGTTTAGGAATCGAAATTGACATGGATCAAATTGAGAAGGCCAATAAACTTTATAAAGATAAAAAGTTAGGTGTACGTGATGATTCACTTGTGATGCAGTATTTAATTCCGGGCTGGAAGTTTGATAATAAACGTCCATGCTTAGTTCGCTGA